The following are encoded together in the Acidovorax sp. KKS102 genome:
- a CDS encoding deoxyguanosinetriphosphate triphosphohydrolase, translating to MHKSVLAPYACDPARTRGRRFPEIPAPTRTDYQRDRDRIVHSTAFRRLVYKTQVFLNHEGDLFRTRLTHSLEVAQLGRSIARSLSINEDLVEAISLAHDLGHTPFGHAGQDALHGCMAAYGGFEHNLQSLRVVDQLEERYPQYDGLNLTFETREGVLKHCSRVHAQALEALEPDGVGARFILRQQPSLEAQLCNLADEIAYNAHDIDDGVRSGLITLAQLREVPLFDRYRAAVQAEYPELAQTPRKRRLLFEAIRRMLSAQVYDVIDATVTALVHHAPPDVDTVRQLPPLVRFSEAMRAGSLDLKRFLFENLYRHPRVMETTARAQEVVRDLFAAYSASPAEMKEAFAQQALADNGPLRARAVADFIAGMTDRFATSEHQRLTGRRLFD from the coding sequence ATGCATAAGTCGGTTCTTGCGCCTTACGCCTGTGATCCTGCGCGGACGCGGGGGCGGCGTTTTCCGGAAATACCTGCTCCAACCCGTACTGACTACCAGCGTGACCGCGACAGGATTGTGCATTCGACGGCGTTCCGCCGGCTGGTGTACAAGACCCAGGTATTCCTCAACCACGAAGGAGATCTTTTCCGTACGCGGCTGACGCATTCTCTCGAGGTGGCCCAGCTGGGCCGATCCATTGCCCGCTCGCTCTCCATCAACGAAGATCTGGTGGAGGCCATCTCGCTGGCCCATGACCTGGGGCATACGCCATTTGGGCATGCGGGGCAGGATGCCTTGCACGGCTGCATGGCTGCATACGGCGGCTTTGAGCACAACCTCCAGAGCCTGCGGGTGGTCGACCAGCTGGAGGAGCGCTATCCCCAATATGACGGCCTGAACCTGACGTTCGAGACGCGGGAGGGGGTGCTTAAGCACTGCTCCCGGGTACACGCGCAGGCGCTCGAGGCCCTGGAGCCGGACGGGGTGGGAGCGCGGTTCATCCTGCGTCAGCAGCCCAGCCTGGAAGCGCAGTTGTGCAATCTGGCCGACGAAATTGCCTACAACGCCCATGACATTGATGACGGGGTCCGTTCGGGGCTGATCACCCTGGCGCAGTTGCGGGAAGTGCCGTTGTTCGACCGCTACCGCGCCGCTGTGCAGGCCGAGTACCCCGAGCTGGCACAGACGCCGCGCAAGCGCCGGCTGCTTTTCGAAGCGATCCGCCGGATGCTGAGTGCCCAGGTGTATGACGTGATTGACGCCACCGTTACCGCGCTGGTCCACCATGCGCCGCCGGATGTGGATACGGTGCGGCAGCTGCCGCCGCTGGTGAGGTTCAGTGAGGCCATGCGTGCAGGTTCGCTGGACCTCAAGCGCTTTCTTTTCGAGAATCTTTACCGGCATCCGCGCGTGATGGAAACCACTGCACGCGCGCAGGAGGTGGTGCGCGACTTGTTTGCCGCCTATTCGGCGTCGCCTGCCGAAATGAAGGAGGCCTTTGCGCAGCAGGCCCTTGCAGACAATGGGCCTCTGCGTGCCCGCGCGGTGGCCGACTTCATTGCAGGCATGACGGACCGATTCGCAACAAGCGAGCACCAGCGCCTGACCGGGCGGCGGCTGTTTGACTGA
- a CDS encoding DUF1415 domain-containing protein gives MTDALVIGDTVRWLERAVIGLNLCPFAKGVHVKRQIHYVVSHAADHAAVREILRSELTALAQCDADERDTTLLILLGCLEDFLDFNDFLADADDLLQDLDLEGVLQIASFHPHFQFAGTTAADVTNATNRAPYPTLHLLREASIDRAVEAFPDAETIYERNIQVLQDLGSEGWDALGVGATRAVVPITPVEERP, from the coding sequence ATGACCGACGCGCTTGTCATCGGCGATACAGTGCGCTGGCTTGAGCGCGCCGTAATCGGACTTAACTTGTGCCCGTTTGCCAAAGGCGTGCATGTCAAACGGCAGATTCACTATGTGGTTTCGCACGCGGCGGACCATGCGGCGGTGCGCGAAATTTTGCGTAGCGAACTCACGGCGCTTGCGCAGTGCGACGCCGATGAGCGCGACACCACGCTGCTGATCCTGCTGGGCTGCCTGGAGGACTTTCTGGATTTCAACGACTTCCTTGCCGACGCGGACGACCTGCTCCAGGATCTGGATCTTGAAGGCGTTCTACAGATTGCCAGCTTTCATCCGCACTTTCAGTTTGCTGGCACCACGGCCGCTGATGTGACCAACGCCACCAACCGGGCCCCTTATCCCACGCTGCATCTGCTGCGCGAGGCCAGCATCGACCGTGCCGTGGAAGCGTTCCCGGATGCTGAGACCATCTACGAGCGCAACATCCAGGTACTGCAGGACTTGGGTAGTGAAGGCTGGGACGCGCTGGGTGTCGGCGCCACACGGGCAGTCGTGCCAATAACCCCGGTTGAGGAGCGCCCATGA
- a CDS encoding SAM-dependent methyltransferase — MTRKASRATSQSAGVADELSELRPGQSIELLKELHILTREGRLNQDSRRKLKQVYHLFNFIEPLLKDFGQSGPGATLADHGAGKSYLGFILYDLYFKSAGLGRIFGVETRAELVEKSRVLAQRLGFERMSFLNLSVAESADARELPDQIDVVTALHACDTATDDAIAFGLQKKARAMVLVPCCQAEMAACLRQGKALQLARTPLAELWRHPLHTRELGSQVTNVLRCLYLEASGYQVTVTELVGWEHSMKNELIIARYTGQKKRSAAERLRALLAEFGLEQAMGARFGVDAVTGLESNPASI, encoded by the coding sequence ATGACGCGCAAAGCCTCCCGGGCGACCAGTCAGAGCGCTGGCGTGGCCGACGAACTGTCCGAGCTGCGCCCAGGGCAGTCGATCGAGTTACTCAAGGAACTGCACATCTTGACGCGGGAAGGGCGCCTCAACCAGGACTCGCGCCGCAAGCTCAAGCAGGTGTACCACCTCTTCAACTTCATCGAACCCCTGCTCAAGGACTTTGGCCAGTCGGGGCCGGGTGCCACGCTGGCCGACCACGGGGCGGGCAAGTCCTACCTTGGGTTCATCCTGTACGACCTGTATTTCAAGTCCGCCGGGCTAGGCCGCATCTTTGGTGTGGAAACCCGCGCAGAACTTGTCGAAAAATCGCGTGTGCTGGCGCAGCGGCTGGGGTTTGAGCGCATGTCGTTCCTCAACCTCTCGGTGGCTGAATCCGCCGATGCCCGGGAGTTGCCCGACCAGATTGATGTGGTCACCGCATTGCACGCTTGCGACACCGCTACTGACGACGCCATCGCATTTGGGTTGCAAAAGAAGGCCCGGGCTATGGTTCTGGTGCCTTGCTGCCAAGCCGAAATGGCGGCCTGCCTGCGCCAAGGTAAGGCCTTGCAGCTGGCGCGTACTCCCCTGGCGGAGCTGTGGCGCCACCCGCTGCATACCCGCGAACTGGGCAGCCAAGTGACCAATGTGCTGCGCTGCCTGTACCTGGAGGCCAGCGGCTACCAGGTCACTGTGACCGAGTTGGTAGGCTGGGAGCACAGCATGAAAAATGAACTCATCATTGCGCGTTACACCGGCCAGAAAAAGCGCAGTGCGGCCGAGCGGTTGCGGGCGCTCCTTGCCGAATTTGGTTTGGAGCAAGCCATGGGAGCACGCTTTGGCGTGGATGCGGTGACAGGTCTGGAAAGCAACCCAGCCTCCATCTGA
- a CDS encoding transposase, whose protein sequence is MARLPRLTLPGHLHHVILRGNNRQPIFHGAEDFEALLTLLKDGAAKETVAVHAYVLMDNHFHLLVTPTTQDGLPRMMQAVGRRYVQYFNRRHARTGTLWEGRYRSTVLQPERYLLACMVYLDLNPVRAGLVQQPADYAWSSHAHWVGLRNDRWLAPHALYWALGNTPFAREAAYAALVQAGLGAAMQTSLTDSALSGWALGDAEFLEGLQQQTPRRVTRGAPGRPRSVKKMDKEG, encoded by the coding sequence ATGGCTCGCCTGCCACGACTGACCCTGCCAGGTCATCTGCACCACGTCATCCTGAGGGGTAACAACCGCCAACCCATCTTCCACGGCGCTGAAGATTTCGAGGCACTGCTGACGCTGTTGAAAGACGGCGCAGCCAAAGAGACAGTGGCGGTTCATGCCTATGTGCTGATGGACAACCATTTCCACTTGCTCGTTACTCCGACGACGCAAGACGGCCTGCCCCGGATGATGCAGGCGGTGGGCCGGCGGTATGTGCAGTATTTCAACCGCCGACACGCCCGTACGGGCACCCTCTGGGAGGGACGATACCGGTCCACCGTATTGCAGCCGGAACGGTATTTGCTGGCATGCATGGTGTATCTGGATCTCAACCCTGTGCGGGCCGGGTTGGTGCAGCAACCTGCGGACTACGCCTGGTCCAGCCATGCGCATTGGGTGGGCTTGCGAAACGACCGGTGGTTGGCACCACATGCGCTGTACTGGGCTTTGGGCAATACCCCGTTTGCGCGGGAGGCGGCGTACGCAGCGCTGGTTCAGGCTGGTTTGGGGGCGGCGATGCAAACATCACTGACCGATTCGGCACTCAGCGGGTGGGCATTGGGTGATGCGGAGTTCCTGGAGGGGCTTCAGCAGCAAACGCCGCGCCGTGTGACCCGGGGGGCGCCTGGCAGGCCGCGAAGTGTCAAAAAAATGGATAAAGAAGGTTGA
- a CDS encoding glutamate synthase-related protein has protein sequence MTTAAEIQHLQQHGLYSSGNEHDACGLGFVAHIKGIKRHDIVTQALKILENIDHRGAVGADPLMGDGAGILIQIPDALYREEMAKQGVTLPAAGEYGVGMIFLPKEHASRLACEQEMERAIKAEGQVLLGWRDVPVNVDMPMSPTVRKKEPILRQVFIGRGNDVIVQDALERKLYVIRKTASANIQALKLKHSKEYYVPSMSSRTVVYKGLLLADQVGVYYKDLSDERCVSAIGLVHQRFSTNTFPEWPLAHPYRYVAHNGEINTVKGNYNWMKAREGVMASPVLAADLQKLYPISFADQSDTATFDNCLELLTMAGYPISQAVMMMIPEPWEQHTTMDERRRAFYEYHAAMLEPWDGPASIVFTDGRQIGATLDRNGLRPSRYCITDDDLVIMGSESGVLPVPENKIVRKWRLQPGKMFLIDLEQGRMIDDDELKANIVNTKPYKQWIENLRIKLDSIEAGAQAAAPHAADLPLLDRQQAFGYTQEDIKFLMAPMAKNGEEGIGSMGNDSPLAVLSGKNKPLYNYFKQLFAQVTNPPIDPIREAIVMSLNSFIGPKPNLLDINQVNPPMRLEVSQPVLDFADMAKLRDIEKYTQGKFKSATIDITYPLSWGREGVEAKLASLCAQAVDAIKGGANILIISDRAVSATQVAIPALLALSAIHQHLVGAGLRTTAGLVVETGTAREVHHFAVLAGYGAEAVHPYLAMETLAEMHKDLGGDLSADKAIYNYVKAIGKGLSKIMSKMGVSTYMSYCGAQLFEAIGLNTETVAKYFTGTASRVEGIGVFEIAEEAIRMHKAAFGDDPVLETMLDAGGEYAWRARGEDHMWTPDAIAKLQHSTRANNWNTYKEYAQIINDQSKRHMTLRGLFEFKIDPSKAISIDEVEPAKEIVKRFATGAMSLGSISTEAHATLAVAMNRIGGKSNTGEGGEDAARYRNELKGIPIKKGDSLKSVIGAENVEVDLPLQDGDSLRSRIKQVASGRFGVTAEYLSSADQIQIKMAQGAKPGEGGQLPGGKVSNYIGKLRHSVPGVGLISPPPHHDIYSIEDLAQLIHDLKNVAPHAGISVKLVSEVGVGTIAAGVAKCKSDHVVIAGHDGGTGASPWSSIKHAGGPWEIGLAETQQTLVLNRLRGRIRVQADGQMKTGRDVAIGALLGADEFGFATAPLVVEGCIMMRKCHLNTCPVGVATQDPELRKKFSGKPEHVVNYFFFIAEEVRQIMAQLGIRKFDDLIGRTDLLDMRQGLEHWKARGLDFSRLFAQPNVPADVPRFHVDVQDHNIEHTLDRKLIERSKPAIEKGERVQFIEVARNVNRSVGAMLSGAVTRVHPEGLPDDTIRIQLEGTGGQSFGAFLTRGITLYLIGDANDYTGKGLSGGRVIVRPSIDFRGEAVRNTIVGNTVMYGATTGEAFFSGVAGERFAVRLSGATAVVEGTGDHGCEYMTGGTVVVLGKTGRNFAAGMSGGVAYVYDEDGQFDTRCNLSMVTLERILPATEQEATVPRSIWHNGQTDEAQLKKLLEDHNRWTGSKRARELLDNWAASRSKFVKVFPTEYKRALAEIYERKVLEESATPAVAATKKEVAPAK, from the coding sequence ATGACCACGGCTGCCGAGATCCAGCATCTGCAACAACACGGTTTGTATTCATCGGGTAACGAACACGACGCCTGCGGCCTCGGGTTTGTGGCCCACATCAAGGGCATCAAGCGCCACGACATCGTGACGCAGGCCCTGAAGATTCTGGAAAACATCGACCACCGTGGCGCGGTGGGTGCCGACCCGCTGATGGGCGACGGCGCTGGCATCCTGATCCAGATCCCTGACGCGCTGTACCGGGAAGAAATGGCCAAGCAAGGCGTGACCTTGCCAGCGGCCGGTGAGTACGGCGTGGGCATGATCTTCCTGCCCAAGGAGCACGCTTCTCGCTTGGCTTGTGAGCAGGAGATGGAGCGCGCCATCAAGGCCGAAGGCCAGGTGCTGCTGGGCTGGCGTGATGTGCCGGTGAACGTGGACATGCCCATGTCCCCCACTGTGCGCAAGAAGGAGCCCATCCTGCGCCAAGTCTTCATCGGTCGCGGCAACGACGTGATCGTGCAGGACGCGCTGGAGCGCAAGCTGTACGTGATCCGCAAGACGGCCAGTGCCAACATCCAGGCCCTCAAACTCAAGCACAGCAAGGAATACTACGTTCCGTCCATGTCCAGCCGCACCGTGGTCTACAAGGGCCTGCTGCTGGCCGACCAGGTGGGCGTGTACTACAAGGATCTGTCGGACGAGCGCTGCGTCTCGGCCATCGGCCTCGTGCACCAGCGTTTCTCCACCAACACCTTCCCCGAGTGGCCGCTGGCCCACCCCTACCGCTATGTGGCGCACAACGGTGAAATCAACACCGTCAAGGGCAACTACAACTGGATGAAGGCCCGCGAAGGCGTGATGGCATCGCCCGTGCTGGCGGCCGACCTGCAAAAGCTCTACCCGATCAGCTTTGCCGACCAGTCCGACACTGCTACGTTCGACAACTGCCTAGAACTGCTGACCATGGCCGGCTACCCCATCAGCCAGGCCGTGATGATGATGATCCCAGAGCCCTGGGAGCAGCACACCACCATGGACGAGCGCCGTCGCGCCTTCTATGAGTACCACGCCGCCATGCTGGAGCCTTGGGACGGCCCGGCCTCTATCGTGTTCACCGACGGCCGCCAGATCGGCGCCACGCTGGACCGCAACGGCCTGCGCCCCTCGCGCTACTGCATCACCGACGACGATCTGGTCATCATGGGTTCCGAATCGGGCGTGCTGCCCGTGCCCGAGAACAAGATCGTGCGTAAGTGGCGCCTGCAGCCCGGCAAGATGTTCCTGATCGACTTGGAACAGGGCCGCATGATCGACGACGACGAGTTGAAAGCCAACATCGTCAACACCAAGCCCTACAAGCAGTGGATCGAAAACCTGCGCATCAAGCTCGACAGCATCGAGGCTGGTGCCCAGGCTGCAGCTCCCCATGCCGCTGATCTGCCCCTGCTGGACCGCCAGCAGGCCTTTGGCTACACCCAGGAAGACATCAAGTTCCTGATGGCGCCCATGGCCAAGAACGGCGAAGAAGGCATTGGCTCGATGGGCAACGACAGCCCGCTGGCCGTGCTCTCGGGCAAGAACAAGCCGCTGTACAACTACTTCAAGCAGCTGTTCGCCCAGGTGACCAACCCGCCGATCGACCCGATCCGCGAGGCCATCGTGATGTCGCTCAACAGCTTCATCGGCCCCAAGCCCAACCTGCTGGACATCAACCAGGTCAACCCGCCGATGCGGCTCGAAGTGAGCCAGCCTGTGCTTGACTTCGCCGACATGGCCAAGCTGCGCGACATCGAGAAGTACACGCAAGGCAAGTTCAAGAGTGCGACCATCGACATCACCTACCCGCTGAGCTGGGGCCGTGAGGGCGTGGAAGCCAAGCTGGCCTCGCTGTGCGCGCAGGCTGTGGACGCCATCAAGGGCGGTGCCAACATCCTCATCATCAGCGACCGCGCCGTGAGCGCCACGCAAGTCGCTATCCCCGCGCTGCTCGCGCTGTCGGCCATCCACCAACACCTGGTGGGCGCAGGTCTGCGCACCACGGCAGGCCTGGTGGTCGAAACCGGCACTGCACGCGAAGTGCACCACTTCGCCGTGCTGGCCGGCTATGGCGCCGAGGCTGTACACCCCTACCTGGCCATGGAAACGTTGGCCGAGATGCACAAGGACCTGGGCGGCGATCTGTCGGCCGACAAGGCCATCTACAACTATGTCAAGGCCATCGGCAAGGGCCTGTCCAAGATCATGTCCAAGATGGGCGTGAGCACCTACATGAGCTACTGCGGCGCCCAGTTGTTCGAGGCCATCGGCCTGAACACCGAGACCGTGGCCAAGTACTTCACCGGCACCGCCAGCCGCGTGGAAGGCATCGGCGTGTTCGAGATCGCTGAAGAAGCCATCCGCATGCACAAGGCCGCATTTGGTGATGACCCCGTGCTCGAAACCATGCTGGATGCCGGAGGCGAATACGCCTGGCGCGCCCGTGGTGAAGACCACATGTGGACCCCTGACGCCATTGCCAAGCTGCAGCACAGCACGCGTGCCAACAACTGGAACACGTACAAGGAATACGCCCAGATCATCAACGATCAGAGCAAGCGCCACATGACGCTGCGCGGCCTGTTCGAATTCAAGATCGACCCGTCCAAGGCGATCTCGATCGACGAAGTCGAGCCTGCCAAGGAAATCGTCAAGCGCTTTGCTACGGGCGCCATGTCGCTCGGCTCCATCTCCACCGAGGCGCACGCCACTCTGGCCGTGGCCATGAACCGCATCGGCGGCAAGAGCAACACAGGCGAAGGTGGTGAAGACGCCGCGCGTTACCGCAACGAACTCAAGGGCATCCCGATCAAGAAGGGCGACAGCCTCAAGAGCGTGATCGGTGCCGAGAACGTGGAGGTCGATCTGCCTTTGCAAGACGGCGACTCGCTGCGCAGCCGTATCAAGCAAGTGGCTTCCGGCCGCTTTGGTGTGACGGCGGAATACCTCTCGTCGGCCGATCAGATCCAGATCAAGATGGCCCAGGGCGCCAAGCCCGGCGAAGGTGGTCAGCTGCCCGGCGGCAAGGTCTCCAACTACATCGGCAAGCTGCGCCACAGCGTGCCGGGTGTGGGCCTGATTTCGCCCCCACCACACCACGACATCTACTCCATCGAGGACTTGGCCCAGCTGATCCACGACCTGAAGAACGTGGCACCCCATGCCGGTATCAGCGTCAAGCTGGTGTCCGAAGTGGGCGTGGGCACCATCGCCGCAGGCGTGGCCAAGTGCAAGAGCGACCACGTCGTGATCGCCGGCCATGACGGCGGCACGGGCGCATCGCCTTGGTCGTCCATCAAGCACGCGGGCGGCCCGTGGGAAATCGGCCTGGCTGAAACCCAGCAGACCCTGGTGCTGAACCGCCTGCGCGGCCGCATCCGCGTGCAGGCCGACGGCCAGATGAAGACGGGCCGTGACGTCGCCATCGGCGCGCTGCTGGGCGCGGACGAATTCGGCTTCGCCACCGCTCCGCTGGTGGTCGAGGGCTGCATCATGATGCGCAAGTGCCACCTGAACACTTGCCCCGTGGGCGTGGCCACGCAAGACCCCGAGCTGCGCAAGAAGTTCTCGGGCAAGCCTGAGCACGTGGTCAACTACTTCTTCTTCATCGCGGAAGAAGTGCGCCAGATCATGGCCCAGTTGGGCATCCGCAAGTTCGACGACCTGATCGGCCGCACCGACCTGCTCGACATGCGCCAGGGCCTGGAACACTGGAAGGCACGCGGCCTGGACTTCAGCCGCCTGTTCGCTCAGCCCAACGTGCCCGCCGACGTGCCCCGCTTCCACGTGGACGTGCAGGACCACAACATCGAGCACACGCTGGACCGCAAGCTCATCGAGCGCAGCAAGCCCGCCATCGAAAAGGGCGAGCGCGTGCAGTTCATTGAAGTGGCGCGCAACGTAAACCGTTCGGTCGGCGCGATGCTGTCCGGCGCGGTCACCCGTGTGCACCCCGAGGGCCTGCCAGACGACACCATCCGCATCCAGCTGGAAGGCACGGGCGGCCAGTCGTTCGGTGCATTCCTGACGCGCGGCATCACGCTGTACCTGATTGGCGATGCCAACGACTACACCGGCAAGGGCCTGTCGGGCGGCCGCGTGATCGTGCGCCCCAGCATCGACTTCCGGGGCGAGGCGGTGCGCAACACCATCGTGGGCAACACCGTGATGTACGGTGCCACCACCGGTGAGGCCTTCTTCAGCGGCGTGGCTGGCGAGCGCTTTGCCGTGCGTCTGTCGGGTGCCACGGCTGTTGTTGAAGGCACAGGCGACCATGGCTGCGAGTACATGACCGGCGGTACCGTCGTCGTGCTCGGCAAGACAGGCCGGAACTTCGCGGCCGGTATGAGCGGCGGCGTGGCTTACGTCTATGACGAAGATGGCCAGTTCGACACGCGCTGCAACCTGTCGATGGTGACGCTGGAGCGCATCCTGCCCGCCACCGAGCAGGAAGCCACGGTGCCCCGCTCGATCTGGCATAACGGCCAGACGGACGAGGCCCAGCTCAAGAAGCTGCTGGAAGACCACAACCGCTGGACAGGCAGCAAGCGAGCCCGCGAACTGCTGGACAACTGGGCCGCTTCGCGCAGCAAGTTCGTCAAGGTCTTCCCGACTGAGTACAAGCGTGCTTTGGCTGAAATTTATGAACGAAAAGTGCTGGAGGAGTCCGCTACACCAGCGGTAGCTGCTACCAAAAAAGAAGTGGCTCCCGCCAAGTAA
- a CDS encoding glutamate synthase subunit beta, with amino-acid sequence MGKTTGFMEYERIEEGYKPVPERLKHYKEFVIGLDESQAKVQGARCMDCGTPFCNNGCPVNNIIPDFNDLVYHADWKSAIEVLHSTNNFPEFTGRICPAPCEAACVLNVNDDAVGIKSIEHAIIDRAWEEGWVKPRPAKHQTGKKVAVVGSGPAGLAAAQQLARAGHSVTLFEKNDRVGGLLRYGIPDFKMEKSHIDRRVKQLEAEGVVIRTSVFVGAAKDGLGKDSKVTNWAKETITPEQLNKEFDAVLLTGGAEQSRDLPVPGRELDGIHFAMEFLPQQNKVNAGDKLKGQITATGKHVIVIGGGDTGSDCVGTSNRHGAASVTQFEVMPQPPEVENRPLTWPYWPLKLRTSSSHEEGCVREFAISTKEFVGEKGKVKGLTTVQVEFKDGKLVEIPGTEKHYQADLVLLAMGFVSPVAPVLDAFGVEKDARGNARATTDFDGGYATNVPKVFAAGDIRRGQSLVVWAIREGRQAARAVDEFLMGYSDLPR; translated from the coding sequence ATGGGAAAAACTACCGGCTTCATGGAATACGAGCGCATCGAAGAGGGCTACAAGCCCGTGCCCGAGCGCCTGAAGCATTACAAGGAATTTGTCATCGGCCTCGACGAGAGCCAGGCCAAGGTGCAAGGCGCGCGCTGCATGGACTGCGGCACGCCGTTCTGCAACAACGGGTGCCCGGTGAACAACATCATTCCGGACTTCAACGACCTCGTGTACCACGCGGACTGGAAGAGCGCGATCGAGGTGCTGCATAGCACCAACAACTTCCCCGAGTTCACCGGCCGCATCTGCCCCGCGCCTTGCGAGGCGGCCTGCGTGCTGAATGTGAACGACGACGCCGTGGGCATCAAGTCCATCGAGCACGCGATCATCGACCGCGCCTGGGAAGAGGGCTGGGTGAAGCCCCGTCCCGCCAAGCACCAAACGGGCAAGAAGGTTGCCGTGGTGGGCTCTGGCCCCGCAGGCCTGGCCGCTGCCCAGCAACTGGCCCGCGCAGGCCACAGCGTCACGCTGTTTGAAAAGAACGACCGCGTGGGCGGCCTGCTGCGCTACGGCATCCCCGACTTCAAGATGGAGAAGTCGCACATTGACCGCCGCGTGAAGCAGCTCGAAGCCGAAGGCGTAGTCATCCGCACCAGCGTGTTCGTGGGCGCTGCCAAGGACGGTCTGGGCAAGGACTCCAAGGTCACCAACTGGGCCAAGGAAACCATTACGCCCGAGCAGCTGAACAAGGAGTTCGACGCCGTGCTGCTGACCGGTGGCGCCGAGCAATCGCGCGACCTGCCCGTGCCCGGCCGCGAGCTCGATGGCATTCACTTCGCCATGGAGTTCCTGCCCCAGCAGAACAAGGTCAACGCGGGCGACAAGCTCAAGGGTCAGATCACGGCGACGGGTAAGCATGTCATTGTGATCGGTGGCGGCGACACCGGCAGCGACTGCGTGGGCACCAGCAACCGCCATGGTGCGGCCAGCGTCACCCAGTTCGAGGTGATGCCCCAGCCCCCCGAAGTGGAAAACCGCCCCCTCACCTGGCCTTACTGGCCACTGAAGCTGCGCACCAGCTCCAGCCACGAAGAAGGCTGCGTGCGTGAGTTTGCGATCTCCACCAAGGAGTTCGTCGGCGAAAAGGGCAAGGTCAAGGGCCTGACCACCGTGCAGGTCGAGTTCAAGGACGGCAAGCTGGTCGAAATCCCCGGCACCGAGAAGCACTACCAGGCCGACCTGGTGCTGCTGGCCATGGGCTTCGTGAGCCCGGTGGCCCCAGTGCTGGACGCGTTTGGCGTGGAGAAGGACGCCCGCGGCAATGCCCGCGCCACGACGGACTTTGACGGTGGCTACGCCACCAACGTGCCCAAGGTCTTTGCGGCCGGCGACATCCGTCGCGGCCAGTCTCTGGTGGTCTGGGCCATCCGCGAAGGCCGCCAGGCTGCGCGCGCAGTGGACGAGTTCCTCATGGGTTACTCGGACCTGCCACGCTGA
- a CDS encoding ABC transporter ATP-binding protein — MAESSFLAELRNVTFSYGDRVILRDVTLAVPRGKVTALMGASGGGKTTVLRLIGGQHKAQSGQVLVNGQDVGRMDVQALYAARRRMGMLFQFGALFTDVSVFENVAFPLREHTDLSEDLIRDVVLMKLHAVGLRGARDLMPSQISGGMARRVALARAIVLDPELVMYDEPFAGLDPISLGTAAQLIRQLNDAMGLTSIVVSHDLEETFRLADHVIILGEGVVAAQGTPEEVLASRDPLVHQFVNALPAGPVPFHYPGPAVAEDFGPVGGRAL; from the coding sequence ATGGCTGAGTCCTCCTTTCTTGCCGAGTTGCGCAACGTCACCTTTTCGTACGGTGACCGCGTGATCCTGCGCGACGTGACGCTGGCGGTTCCGCGCGGCAAGGTCACGGCGCTGATGGGGGCATCGGGGGGGGGCAAAACCACCGTGCTGCGCTTGATCGGAGGGCAGCACAAGGCCCAGAGCGGCCAGGTGCTGGTCAACGGCCAGGACGTCGGGCGCATGGACGTGCAGGCTTTGTACGCCGCGCGCCGGCGCATGGGCATGCTGTTCCAGTTCGGGGCGCTGTTTACCGACGTCAGCGTGTTCGAGAACGTGGCGTTTCCGCTGCGTGAGCACACCGATTTGTCCGAAGACCTGATTCGCGATGTCGTGCTGATGAAGCTGCACGCGGTGGGTCTGCGTGGAGCCCGTGACCTGATGCCCAGCCAGATCTCGGGCGGCATGGCGCGCCGTGTGGCGCTGGCCCGTGCGATCGTGCTGGACCCGGAGCTGGTCATGTACGACGAGCCCTTTGCGGGCCTGGACCCGATTTCACTGGGCACGGCGGCGCAGCTGATTCGCCAGCTCAACGACGCCATGGGGCTCACCAGCATCGTCGTGTCGCATGACCTGGAAGAGACCTTCCGCCTGGCGGACCACGTGATCATCCTGGGGGAAGGCGTGGTGGCAGCCCAAGGCACGCCCGAAGAGGTGCTTGCCAGCCGCGATCCGCTGGTGCACCAGTTTGTGAATGCCCTGCCTGCAGGGCCTGTGCCGTTCCATTACCCCGGCCCTGCCGTGGCGGAAGATTTTGGACCAGTGGGAGGGCGTGCGCTGTGA